One Saccharopolyspora erythraea NRRL 2338 genomic region harbors:
- a CDS encoding GNAT family N-acetyltransferase: MVSTTTGAAASAGTGVSVRPLQEGDLDTADLIMRTAFGTFLGVPEPVTVFGDAEYVRSRFTAEPDWAFAAERDGEIVGSNFVTRWGSFGYFGPLTVRPDLWGQGIASLLMRPVMDLFDRWRVRQAGLFTFPQSPRHIGLYQKFGFWPQYLTPLMDKAVSPVTEARGYTTYSETPEAERDGVVRGCFAVTNAIFDGLDVAHEIRATHAQDLGDTVLLHDGTNLCGLAVCHCGAGEPVAERASSSSERCGQGRRHRNSSVGCSTPAKIWRVNAASNEWSPV, from the coding sequence ATGGTGTCGACTACCACCGGCGCTGCCGCTTCTGCCGGGACCGGCGTGTCGGTCCGCCCGCTCCAGGAGGGTGACCTCGACACCGCCGACCTGATCATGCGCACCGCGTTTGGCACCTTCCTCGGCGTTCCGGAGCCGGTCACGGTGTTCGGTGACGCGGAGTACGTCCGGTCGCGTTTCACCGCCGAGCCGGACTGGGCGTTCGCGGCGGAACGCGACGGGGAGATCGTCGGTTCCAACTTCGTCACCCGCTGGGGAAGCTTCGGATACTTCGGCCCCCTCACGGTCCGACCGGACCTGTGGGGGCAGGGGATCGCCAGTCTCCTCATGCGGCCTGTCATGGACCTCTTCGACAGGTGGCGGGTACGCCAAGCCGGCCTGTTCACCTTTCCGCAGAGTCCGCGGCACATCGGGCTCTACCAGAAGTTCGGGTTCTGGCCGCAGTACCTGACGCCGCTGATGGACAAAGCGGTTTCCCCCGTCACCGAGGCCCGTGGCTACACGACGTACTCCGAGACTCCCGAAGCCGAGCGCGATGGCGTTGTGCGCGGATGCTTCGCCGTGACCAACGCCATCTTCGACGGTCTCGACGTGGCACACGAGATCAGGGCCACGCACGCCCAGGATCTCGGCGACACCGTGCTCCTGCACGACGGCACGAACCTCTGCGGGCTCGCCGTGTGCCACTGCGGCGCGGGTGAGCCGGTAGCGGAACGTGCTTCGTCAAGTTCGGAGCGGTGCGGCCAGGGCCGGAGGCACCGGAACTCTTCGGTCGGCTGCTCGACGCCTGCGAAGATCTGGCGGGTGAACGCGGCCTCGAACGAATGGTCGCCGGTGTGA